The following are encoded in a window of Telmatobacter sp. DSM 110680 genomic DNA:
- a CDS encoding glutathione peroxidase produces the protein MSTAIYDIPVNKITGEDTSLAEFKGKVLLLVNVASKCGLTPQYEGLESLYEQYRGQGLVIAGFPANNFKSQEPGTNDEIQSFCTTNYGVKFPMFSKISVAGDDKHPLYKVLTTAQPNAISISEVPFREKLKGYGIETNADPEVLWNFEKFLINRKGEVVKRFSPDTLPDAPELIAAIKEELDKD, from the coding sequence ATGAGCACTGCTATTTATGACATTCCTGTGAACAAGATTACCGGCGAAGACACTTCACTTGCTGAATTCAAAGGCAAAGTGCTGCTACTGGTGAACGTCGCCTCGAAGTGCGGCCTGACGCCGCAATACGAAGGACTCGAGAGCTTGTATGAGCAATACCGCGGGCAGGGGCTTGTGATTGCCGGCTTTCCGGCCAACAACTTCAAGAGCCAGGAGCCGGGTACGAACGACGAGATTCAATCGTTCTGCACCACTAACTACGGCGTGAAATTTCCCATGTTCAGCAAGATCAGTGTTGCCGGCGACGACAAGCACCCGCTGTATAAGGTGTTGACCACAGCGCAACCGAACGCGATCAGCATTTCCGAAGTCCCATTTCGCGAGAAGCTGAAGGGATACGGCATCGAGACGAATGCTGACCCTGAAGTCTTGTGGAACTTTGAGAAATTTCTTATTAACCGGAAGGGCGAAGTGGTGAAGCGGTTCTCGCCGGACACGCTTCCTGACGCGCCAGAACTGATTGCGGCGATCAAAGAGGAACTGGATAAAGACTAA
- a CDS encoding lysophospholipid acyltransferase family protein, whose translation MLRRAVALMVVLIASICRFWLMRLSGPWTLERRARWVQQTCTHVLRSMDIRCEVVGPIPTHGLVVANHLSYLDIVILSAAMPCFFVAKSEIGTWPYFGKAARVGGTLFINRSSLASADKVAATITERLKLPIPVLFFPEGTSTDGNMLRFHSRLFEPAIRSGSPVTAASLRYLGSDGTPERELCWFGDESFGPHLLRTLNVPGFHAELRFGQPRVYPHRRAAADETFAEIAAMRDRAIPEEEAELLLV comes from the coding sequence ATGCTTCGGCGCGCTGTGGCGCTGATGGTTGTGCTGATTGCGAGCATCTGCCGGTTCTGGCTCATGCGCCTCAGCGGTCCTTGGACGCTTGAGAGGCGAGCGCGCTGGGTGCAGCAGACTTGTACGCACGTATTGCGCAGCATGGATATTCGCTGCGAGGTCGTGGGGCCGATTCCGACGCATGGATTGGTGGTTGCCAATCATCTGAGCTATCTCGATATTGTGATTCTCAGCGCGGCGATGCCATGTTTCTTTGTAGCCAAATCTGAGATTGGCACATGGCCTTACTTTGGAAAGGCGGCTCGCGTCGGTGGGACCCTGTTCATCAATCGTTCCAGTCTGGCCAGCGCGGACAAAGTTGCAGCGACCATTACTGAGCGGCTCAAACTCCCGATCCCTGTTCTGTTCTTCCCAGAGGGAACCAGCACTGACGGAAATATGCTGCGGTTCCACTCCCGGCTTTTCGAGCCAGCCATCCGATCCGGCAGTCCTGTCACCGCCGCTTCTCTTCGTTATTTAGGCAGCGACGGCACTCCTGAACGAGAGCTCTGCTGGTTTGGCGATGAAAGTTTTGGTCCGCACCTGCTGAGGACTTTGAATGTGCCGGGCTTTCACGCAGAGTTGCGATTCGGCCAGCCACGCGTATACCCGCACCGCAGGGCTGCTGCCGACGAAACATTTGCAGAGATTGCTGCCATGCGTGATCGCGCGATCCCAGAGGAAGAAGCAGAATTGCTTCTAGTCTAG
- a CDS encoding M20/M25/M40 family metallo-hydrolase, producing the protein MNELPPLDPIRFTRELCEIESTTYNEGRVGDFLAEYLGGRGWSVEKTAVPQPAESAGAGARWNVYAGAKGQTPDIVFSTHMDTVPPYIPFSEDADFMYGRGVSDAKGIIAAQVAAAENLRAEGLRVGMLFVSGEERDSAGAKIANENPKGSRFLINGEPTDNHLALASKGSLRAVFRASGKMGHSAYPELGESAVHKLVEVMARLLKLELPVTEDVGPSTLNIGQIHGGHAPNVIADKAEAQVLIRLVGDSGPVRAAIIEAAGDLAEVDFTLEIPFVRLRAVRGLPTMIAKFTTDIPQLSNWGEPLLLGPGSIHVAHTPYEKLAKKELKEAIELYVRVAKQLLS; encoded by the coding sequence ATGAACGAGTTGCCGCCGCTCGATCCGATTCGCTTTACCCGTGAGCTTTGCGAGATTGAATCCACCACCTATAACGAAGGTCGAGTGGGGGACTTTCTTGCGGAGTACCTGGGAGGGCGCGGCTGGTCGGTTGAGAAAACGGCTGTTCCGCAGCCCGCCGAGAGCGCCGGAGCAGGAGCGCGCTGGAATGTCTATGCCGGTGCGAAAGGGCAGACGCCCGATATCGTTTTTTCAACGCACATGGATACCGTGCCGCCTTACATACCCTTCAGTGAAGACGCTGATTTTATGTATGGCCGCGGCGTTTCCGATGCCAAGGGAATTATTGCCGCGCAGGTTGCGGCGGCGGAGAATCTGCGAGCCGAGGGCTTGCGGGTTGGCATGCTGTTTGTTAGCGGCGAAGAGCGTGACTCCGCGGGTGCAAAAATTGCCAATGAGAATCCCAAAGGCAGCCGCTTCCTGATCAATGGGGAGCCGACTGACAATCACCTCGCGCTGGCCTCGAAGGGTTCTTTGCGTGCCGTGTTCAGAGCATCCGGAAAGATGGGGCATTCGGCCTACCCGGAGCTGGGCGAAAGCGCCGTGCACAAACTGGTTGAAGTGATGGCGCGTCTGTTGAAGCTTGAACTACCGGTGACCGAGGACGTTGGTCCAAGCACTCTCAACATCGGCCAGATTCATGGCGGCCATGCGCCCAACGTGATTGCCGACAAGGCAGAAGCCCAGGTACTTATCCGCCTGGTGGGGGATTCTGGACCTGTTCGTGCGGCAATCATTGAGGCGGCCGGCGATCTGGCAGAGGTTGATTTCACTCTGGAGATACCTTTCGTGCGCCTCCGTGCTGTGCGGGGTCTGCCAACCATGATTGCTAAATTCACCACCGACATCCCGCAGCTTTCCAACTGGGGCGAGCCGCTGCTGCTGGGGCCAGGATCGATCCACGTTGCACACACGCCGTACGAGAAATTGGCGAAGAAAGAACTCAAAGAAGCAATCGAATTGTATGTTCGGGTTGCAAAACAATTACTTTCCTAA
- a CDS encoding ATP-binding protein gives MHEDIPEAAEQTSVGKPAEMSQLISAYDWSRTPLGHVASWPDSLKAAVRILVTSRFPMWMAWGPELTMLYNDAYARVTLGKKHPWALGKPAPTVWSEIWPEVGPRIERVMRTGEASWDETLFLIVERSGYPEESYHTFSYSPLSGSSGQIEGMLCVVMEDTLRVRGERQLASLSTLAGALVDANTKHEVFAATERGLEGQKDIPFALVYLFENDSRTLCLVARNGISQSHPAAPREIDAESVSAPWPLDILFTTNRPMTLDRLGDLFPDLPTGVWDRPPSQARLVPIFRRGQEKPAGVFIAGLNPYRQLDANYEGYLDLAAGQIAASITNAEAYETERKRAEELTDLDRAKTAFFSNVSHELRTPLTLILGPIEDALLNETPPSHESLEMLHRNALRLLKLVNGLLDFVRIEVGRMRANYEPTDLSQLTMQLSSVFRSAVERAGLKLVVECSPLPEPVYVDRDMWEKVVLNLLSNALKATFDGEIRVSVSHDEAGALLCVRDTGTGIPENELPHLFERFSRIEGARQRSHEGSGIGLALVHELVEMHGGTITVESKPNEGTSFRIRLPFGHQHLASGHIATDSSSPLAVQASANAYVQEALGWMPEHRRLKDEIAGFVAGDQDDENRIATSGDKPVVLLVDDNADMREYVRSLLAGRFDVVAVTNGKLALEEVKRRPPALVLSDVMMPEMDGFEMLAALRRNPATATIPIIMLSARAGEESRIEGVEAGADDYLTKPFTARELIARVEAQLKMDRMRREAAEQRAALTMEINRARQLAGEALEHVPVAFCTMDREYKITYLNAAAVQLAALSGKPHMGVSLWELYPSLIGSEVETNLRRVMEAQVPVEFEQFFPAPGNETWFQFYVYPQPGEGIILYCRNTTETRKAEQALRRSEQLAAAGRLAASIAHEINNPLEAVTNLLFLAKNDVSLSPTSKDLLEIADKELQRLSHITARSLKFYRQRTAPAFTALDEVIDSVIYFHDPAIRVRNINVERRYRSAPAILCQPGEIQQVFTNLISNALDALPVKGRLILEVRPAQDGAGRDGVAVTIADSGSGMDSYMFERLFHPFVTTKGEAGTGLGLWVSKGILDKHEANVTVRTKAGCGTVFRIFFPLQANANTPATIH, from the coding sequence ATGCACGAAGATATCCCCGAGGCGGCCGAGCAAACATCCGTTGGAAAGCCTGCCGAAATGAGCCAATTGATCAGTGCTTATGACTGGTCAAGAACGCCCCTTGGGCACGTGGCAAGCTGGCCGGACAGTCTAAAGGCTGCGGTGCGCATCCTGGTCACCTCGCGCTTTCCCATGTGGATGGCATGGGGACCCGAGCTGACGATGCTCTACAACGACGCATACGCGCGCGTCACGCTTGGCAAAAAACATCCCTGGGCACTTGGCAAGCCGGCTCCGACGGTGTGGTCAGAGATCTGGCCCGAGGTTGGCCCGCGTATTGAGCGGGTCATGAGAACCGGTGAGGCTTCCTGGGACGAAACACTTTTTCTGATCGTCGAGCGGAGCGGATATCCCGAAGAGTCTTACCACACCTTTTCCTATAGCCCGCTCTCGGGATCAAGCGGCCAGATCGAGGGAATGTTGTGTGTAGTAATGGAAGACACCCTTCGCGTACGCGGGGAGCGTCAACTTGCCTCGCTCAGCACACTGGCGGGTGCTCTGGTTGACGCCAATACAAAGCATGAGGTTTTTGCAGCTACCGAACGCGGTCTCGAAGGACAGAAGGACATTCCTTTTGCGCTTGTCTACCTTTTCGAAAACGACAGCCGCACGCTTTGTTTGGTGGCGCGAAACGGGATCTCTCAATCGCATCCGGCGGCGCCACGCGAGATTGATGCAGAATCCGTGAGCGCTCCCTGGCCGCTCGATATTCTTTTCACCACCAATCGCCCCATGACCCTCGATCGGCTTGGCGATCTGTTTCCGGATCTGCCCACCGGAGTGTGGGATAGGCCGCCAAGCCAGGCTCGCCTGGTGCCAATCTTCCGGCGCGGACAGGAAAAGCCTGCAGGTGTTTTCATCGCCGGATTAAATCCCTATCGCCAGCTCGATGCGAACTACGAGGGGTATCTCGATCTCGCAGCGGGGCAAATTGCCGCCAGCATCACCAATGCAGAAGCGTATGAAACAGAAAGAAAGCGCGCCGAAGAACTGACCGACCTGGACCGCGCCAAGACTGCCTTTTTTAGCAATGTGAGCCACGAGTTGCGCACTCCGCTTACCCTCATCCTGGGTCCGATTGAAGATGCGCTGTTGAACGAAACTCCGCCCTCGCATGAGTCGCTGGAAATGCTGCACCGCAACGCTCTGCGACTGTTGAAACTTGTGAATGGTCTTCTTGACTTCGTCCGCATCGAAGTGGGCCGCATGCGGGCCAACTACGAGCCGACGGATCTATCTCAGTTGACGATGCAGCTTTCCAGCGTCTTCCGTTCTGCAGTCGAGCGGGCAGGTCTGAAACTCGTCGTCGAGTGTTCTCCCTTGCCTGAACCGGTATATGTCGACCGCGATATGTGGGAGAAGGTGGTTCTCAACCTGCTCTCCAACGCCCTGAAGGCAACGTTCGATGGTGAGATTCGAGTTTCAGTCTCCCACGACGAAGCCGGTGCCCTGCTCTGTGTTCGCGACACCGGCACTGGAATTCCAGAAAACGAGTTGCCGCATTTATTTGAACGCTTCAGTCGTATTGAGGGAGCCCGCCAACGCAGTCACGAAGGAAGCGGAATAGGTTTGGCGCTGGTGCATGAACTCGTCGAAATGCACGGTGGCACGATCACGGTCGAAAGTAAACCGAATGAAGGCACGTCCTTCAGAATACGTTTGCCGTTTGGCCACCAGCACCTGGCCAGTGGACATATTGCGACGGATTCGAGCAGCCCGCTCGCGGTTCAAGCATCTGCCAACGCCTACGTCCAGGAAGCGCTTGGATGGATGCCGGAGCACAGGCGGCTCAAAGACGAGATCGCGGGTTTCGTGGCCGGCGATCAGGACGATGAGAACCGGATCGCGACTTCCGGAGACAAGCCGGTTGTTCTGCTGGTGGACGACAATGCAGATATGCGCGAGTACGTGCGCTCGCTGCTGGCTGGGCGCTTTGATGTTGTAGCTGTGACGAATGGGAAACTGGCGCTTGAGGAAGTGAAGCGCAGGCCTCCCGCCTTGGTGCTCTCAGACGTGATGATGCCCGAAATGGATGGCTTTGAGATGCTCGCCGCTTTGCGTCGAAATCCTGCCACTGCCACCATTCCAATCATCATGCTCTCGGCGCGAGCCGGCGAAGAATCCCGGATCGAAGGCGTGGAAGCTGGCGCCGACGACTATCTTACGAAGCCCTTCACGGCGCGTGAATTGATTGCGCGCGTTGAAGCCCAGTTGAAGATGGATCGGATGCGACGAGAGGCCGCTGAACAGCGAGCGGCGCTAACGATGGAAATTAATCGTGCTCGCCAACTTGCCGGCGAGGCTCTTGAGCACGTTCCGGTCGCCTTCTGCACGATGGATCGCGAGTACAAGATCACTTACTTGAATGCTGCCGCTGTACAATTGGCAGCACTTTCCGGCAAGCCTCACATGGGGGTGAGTCTTTGGGAGCTTTATCCCAGCTTGATAGGAAGCGAAGTCGAGACCAACCTTCGCCGAGTCATGGAGGCCCAGGTTCCCGTCGAATTTGAGCAGTTCTTCCCCGCACCGGGCAACGAAACCTGGTTTCAGTTTTACGTTTACCCTCAGCCGGGCGAAGGCATCATTCTCTACTGCCGCAATACAACCGAGACTCGCAAAGCCGAGCAAGCTTTGCGGCGCAGTGAGCAATTGGCCGCAGCAGGACGACTGGCAGCAAGCATCGCCCACGAGATCAACAACCCGCTGGAAGCTGTAACCAACCTGCTCTTCCTCGCCAAGAACGATGTAAGCCTGTCGCCAACGTCGAAGGACCTGCTCGAAATTGCGGACAAGGAACTGCAGCGGCTCTCGCACATCACGGCGCGCAGTCTGAAGTTTTATCGCCAACGCACCGCGCCTGCATTCACAGCACTCGACGAAGTCATTGACTCGGTTATTTACTTTCACGATCCGGCGATCCGAGTGCGGAACATTAACGTCGAACGTCGCTATCGCTCTGCGCCGGCGATTCTCTGCCAGCCGGGAGAGATTCAGCAGGTATTCACGAACCTGATATCGAATGCCCTCGATGCCTTGCCGGTGAAAGGACGACTCATCCTTGAAGTGCGGCCGGCGCAGGATGGAGCGGGACGGGACGGTGTCGCCGTCACCATCGCCGACAGTGGTTCAGGGATGGATTCATACATGTTCGAGCGCTTATTTCATCCCTTCGTTACCACCAAGGGCGAAGCCGGCACGGGACTGGGCCTGTGGGTGTCCAAAGGAATTCTCGACAAGCACGAGGCGAATGTTACGGTGCGCACTAAGGCCGGATGCGGAACGGTCTTCCGCATCTTCTTCCCTCTACAGGCCAACGCCAACACACCAGCTACGATTCATTAG
- a CDS encoding GNAT family N-acyltransferase codes for MIAQAGQKAPLALLPQTTAPVDSQPTIVFSGLPAIPVKPRIHAEVGGYRLRLAQGADDREAACRLRFRVFNIEMGEGLERSYETGIDTDHFDIFCEHLLVEDKTNHRVIGTYRMQSGITAAMNLGYYSEQEFKFAPYEPLRHDILELGRASIDREHRTPEVLTLLWRGIAQYANEMGLRYLVGCSSLNSKDPAEGWLMYRELERYRVSPEFETVPTSAYVCPTEQQDRETQTASGLQETSMPIPIPTKVPKLLRTYLTIGARICAPPAWDREFGTIDFLTLLDLKMLSAAARNRFLAPLTQ; via the coding sequence GTGATTGCGCAAGCAGGGCAGAAGGCTCCTCTCGCACTATTACCTCAGACCACCGCTCCGGTGGATTCTCAACCCACAATTGTTTTTTCAGGTTTGCCGGCAATTCCGGTCAAGCCGCGCATCCACGCGGAAGTTGGCGGTTACAGATTGCGGCTCGCGCAGGGCGCAGACGACCGCGAAGCCGCATGCCGACTGCGTTTCAGGGTTTTCAATATCGAGATGGGCGAAGGTCTAGAGCGCTCGTACGAGACAGGAATCGACACTGATCACTTTGATATCTTCTGCGAACATCTGCTGGTTGAAGACAAGACGAATCATCGCGTGATCGGAACCTATCGCATGCAGTCGGGAATTACTGCAGCGATGAACCTGGGTTATTACTCGGAGCAGGAGTTTAAATTCGCGCCTTATGAGCCACTACGGCACGACATATTAGAGCTCGGCCGCGCGTCGATAGATCGTGAACATCGCACGCCCGAGGTACTTACGTTGTTATGGCGCGGTATCGCGCAGTATGCTAACGAGATGGGGCTTCGTTATCTGGTTGGTTGCTCTTCTTTGAATTCAAAAGACCCGGCTGAAGGATGGCTGATGTATCGCGAACTTGAGCGGTACCGGGTTTCGCCGGAATTCGAGACGGTACCAACTTCAGCTTATGTTTGTCCCACCGAGCAGCAGGACAGGGAGACACAGACAGCTTCCGGCTTGCAAGAGACTTCGATGCCGATTCCGATACCAACCAAGGTTCCCAAGTTATTAAGAACTTATCTAACCATTGGCGCGCGCATCTGCGCACCACCGGCATGGGATCGTGAATTTGGCACTATCGACTTTCTCACATTGCTCGATCTGAAGATGCTTTCTGCGGCAGCACGCAACCGGTTTCTGGCGCCGCTCACGCAATGA
- a CDS encoding MoaD/ThiS family protein, translating to MSVRVLLPNAFQKHTNNVREISSTAANLPELVTDIEGRFPALRQHLRGEDGQIRRFINFYVNEEDIRFLGNDKYNFQEGDEVLVIPSIAGG from the coding sequence ATGTCCGTTAGAGTTCTGCTGCCCAACGCGTTTCAGAAGCACACGAACAATGTGCGCGAGATTTCGAGCACAGCGGCCAATCTTCCTGAGCTGGTTACCGACATCGAAGGTCGCTTTCCGGCCTTGCGCCAGCATCTGCGCGGAGAAGACGGACAAATTCGCCGTTTCATCAACTTCTATGTCAATGAAGAAGATATCCGCTTCCTCGGCAACGACAAATATAACTTCCAGGAAGGTGATGAGGTATTGGTGATTCCTTCGATAGCAGGCGGTTGA
- a CDS encoding alpha/beta fold hydrolase → MRTVVLQGPAGRLEALLNEGARDARFAGLVCHPHPLGGGTMHNKVVYHAMKVLNAPEWDLRLPVLRFNFRGTGLSEGQHDGLAESADVITAIDWLLAEYSLPVILVGFSFGAAMSIRASCATGSSSIQSNLRALVALGLPTQGFGQTYQHPVLADCRLPKLFLSGGNDAFAPQQDLRNVVDHAADPKQLVFVPGADHFFKGSLDAMQRALAGWLKEQVQ, encoded by the coding sequence TTGCGAACCGTAGTGTTGCAGGGACCCGCGGGCCGGCTCGAGGCGCTCTTGAACGAAGGCGCGCGCGATGCGAGGTTCGCCGGACTCGTCTGCCACCCGCACCCCCTCGGCGGCGGCACTATGCACAACAAAGTGGTCTATCACGCTATGAAGGTGCTAAATGCACCGGAATGGGATCTGCGCCTGCCGGTTTTGCGCTTCAATTTTCGTGGCACCGGTCTCAGCGAGGGCCAGCACGATGGGCTTGCAGAATCGGCCGATGTGATCACCGCTATAGATTGGCTCCTTGCCGAATACAGTTTGCCCGTAATCCTGGTTGGCTTCAGTTTCGGAGCAGCGATGTCCATCAGGGCGTCGTGCGCAACAGGATCATCCAGCATCCAGTCGAATCTTCGCGCTCTGGTTGCCCTCGGGCTTCCGACACAGGGATTTGGGCAAACCTATCAACATCCGGTTCTCGCCGATTGCCGCTTGCCCAAGCTCTTCCTCAGCGGCGGCAACGACGCGTTTGCCCCGCAACAAGATTTAAGAAACGTAGTCGATCACGCCGCGGATCCTAAGCAATTGGTGTTCGTTCCCGGCGCCGATCACTTTTTCAAAGGCAGCCTCGACGCAATGCAGAGGGCGCTTGCCGGATGGCTGAAGGAGCAGGTGCAATGA
- a CDS encoding DUF4147 domain-containing protein, translating into MAEGAGAMTPGSDTALDFLHARATGFFTGALETCSIATAFDRRLRFEGNTLRRLLPNGSGPEVINLAQFKRIFVIAIGKAADSMLEILLDRMKRRKGLRGICCTKYLPKKRNWRFRYFEGGHPLPNEESFAAARAALAMLKKAKKDTLVFCLISGGGSAMFDLPLDPHISLEDTQAFHQALLGSGAPINEINTLRKHFSAVKGGRLAIAAPEALKVSLLVPDVPLRTLDALSSGPTSPDHSTVDEVHEILTKYDLSAKFTPLVHAFFERKDLPESPGNKAWRPPFLSRFQRSDPSQARRFTAAVNLTGEDEAFRDSVFEVLLSSHDLVESARDMAQKAGYFVAIDNSCDDWDYADAARYLLDRFHDLRSQHRRFCLISGGEVTVTLNRTPGAGGRNQQFALACAIELAHYPGEMLTVLSAGSDGIDGNTPNAGAIADPTTVGRALAFGFNPEESLRSFNACPLFTALGDTVVTGPTGHNLRDLRLMISDKP; encoded by the coding sequence ATGGCTGAAGGAGCAGGTGCAATGACGCCGGGTAGCGATACGGCTCTCGATTTTCTTCATGCACGTGCCACAGGTTTTTTTACCGGTGCACTGGAAACATGCAGTATCGCGACTGCCTTCGATCGGCGCCTACGCTTTGAGGGCAATACATTGCGGCGGCTTCTTCCGAACGGCAGCGGGCCCGAAGTCATCAATCTCGCCCAATTCAAACGCATTTTTGTGATCGCGATCGGTAAAGCGGCTGACTCGATGCTTGAGATCCTGCTGGATCGTATGAAACGCCGAAAAGGTCTTCGCGGGATATGCTGCACGAAGTACCTTCCAAAGAAGCGCAACTGGCGTTTCCGCTACTTCGAGGGCGGCCACCCGCTTCCAAACGAGGAATCATTTGCGGCGGCCCGCGCGGCTCTCGCAATGCTGAAGAAGGCGAAGAAGGACACGCTGGTCTTCTGTCTCATCTCAGGCGGGGGCTCCGCGATGTTCGATCTGCCTCTCGATCCGCACATCAGTCTCGAAGATACACAGGCATTCCATCAAGCCCTGCTTGGCTCGGGCGCTCCGATCAATGAGATCAACACCCTGCGAAAGCATTTCAGCGCTGTAAAGGGAGGCCGTCTGGCAATTGCCGCTCCAGAGGCACTGAAGGTTTCGTTGCTTGTCCCGGATGTGCCGCTGCGGACACTCGATGCCCTCTCTTCGGGGCCTACGTCGCCGGATCATTCCACTGTCGATGAGGTGCACGAGATCCTCACGAAATATGATCTATCGGCGAAATTTACGCCGCTGGTGCATGCGTTCTTTGAGCGCAAAGATTTGCCGGAGTCTCCTGGAAATAAAGCCTGGCGTCCACCATTTCTTTCCAGATTTCAGCGAAGCGACCCCTCGCAGGCACGGCGCTTCACAGCCGCCGTCAACCTCACCGGTGAAGACGAGGCTTTTCGTGATTCAGTATTCGAAGTGCTTCTGTCGAGCCATGACCTGGTCGAAAGCGCGCGCGACATGGCTCAAAAAGCCGGATACTTTGTCGCGATCGACAACTCCTGCGACGACTGGGACTACGCGGATGCAGCCCGTTATCTGCTTGATCGATTCCACGATCTGCGATCGCAACATCGTCGCTTCTGTCTCATTTCCGGCGGCGAGGTGACAGTCACCCTCAATCGCACGCCGGGGGCAGGAGGACGGAATCAGCAATTCGCCCTGGCATGCGCAATCGAACTGGCCCATTACCCCGGCGAGATGCTGACGGTCCTGAGCGCCGGTTCCGACGGGATCGATGGCAATACCCCTAACGCCGGCGCCATTGCTGACCCAACGACCGTGGGGCGCGCCCTCGCCTTCGGCTTTAACCCTGAAGAATCACTACGCAGTTTCAACGCCTGTCCGCTGTTTACCGCGTTGGGAGACACGGTGGTGACGGGGCCTACCGGTCACAATCTGCGCGACCTGCGGCTCATGATCTCGGATAAACCTTAG
- a CDS encoding LacI family DNA-binding transcriptional regulator, whose protein sequence is MTRKASLKGSDKTPDIRAVAALAKVSIATVSRTINGSPVVSEKLSKRVWQAIEQLNYFPNTHARTLVSGRSRLFGIIVENITNPFFPELIQSFEETAVANGYEILVSSSNSDPAVLTTCVRRMLERKVEGVAVLTFGEEEPVLDQLSFHDVPVVLAEFKLTEPKASTIVLDYTTGIRAAVEHLSALGHRKIGFLAGPHKLHSAITRQNDFQTAMRESKLPIQKKWIIECDHTLKGGVAGFGKLQELSSRPTAVICSNDMTAIGVLRAAYMQDLRVPQDLSVIGLDDIDFAEFTLPPLTTIRLDRAALARAAFDALRQHAEEPGKLDPQREFLVSTSLVVRGSTAPPSAGA, encoded by the coding sequence GTGACGCGAAAAGCAAGTCTAAAAGGCTCCGATAAAACGCCCGATATCCGGGCTGTGGCCGCATTGGCCAAGGTCTCCATTGCCACGGTTTCGCGCACTATCAATGGCTCGCCAGTGGTGAGTGAAAAGCTCTCCAAGCGTGTATGGCAGGCAATCGAGCAGTTGAATTATTTTCCCAACACCCACGCGCGTACCCTCGTCTCAGGGCGCAGCCGTCTTTTTGGCATCATTGTCGAAAACATCACCAATCCGTTTTTCCCTGAATTAATTCAGAGCTTCGAAGAAACTGCAGTAGCGAACGGCTATGAAATTCTGGTCAGCTCTTCCAATAGCGATCCGGCAGTGCTGACAACGTGTGTGCGTCGTATGCTCGAGCGGAAGGTGGAAGGCGTCGCGGTGCTCACTTTCGGCGAAGAAGAGCCCGTGCTCGATCAACTCTCGTTTCACGATGTGCCGGTCGTTCTTGCCGAATTCAAGCTGACCGAGCCAAAAGCCAGCACAATTGTGCTCGACTACACTACCGGCATCCGGGCTGCGGTTGAACATCTCTCCGCGCTAGGTCATCGCAAGATCGGGTTCCTCGCGGGACCGCACAAGTTGCACTCCGCCATCACGCGACAAAACGACTTCCAGACGGCTATGCGGGAAAGCAAACTGCCCATCCAGAAGAAGTGGATTATTGAGTGCGACCATACGCTCAAGGGCGGTGTCGCTGGATTCGGTAAGCTGCAAGAGCTGAGCAGCCGGCCCACCGCAGTCATCTGTTCGAATGACATGACGGCTATCGGCGTTCTGCGAGCGGCTTACATGCAGGATTTGCGCGTGCCGCAAGATTTGTCCGTCATTGGGCTCGACGACATCGACTTCGCTGAATTCACGCTGCCTCCGCTTACCACGATTCGGCTCGATCGTGCTGCATTGGCTCGTGCCGCATTCGACGCGCTTCGCCAACATGCGGAAGAACCTGGAAAGCTGGATCCTCAGCGTGAGTTCCTCGTATCCACAAGTCTGGTAGTACGAGGATCGACAGCGCCACCGTCTGCCGGCGCCTAA